In Simplicispira sp. 125, one DNA window encodes the following:
- a CDS encoding dodecin family protein codes for MSVAKVIEVSATSAKSFEDAINQGIARACDSVKNVRGAWIKEQKVSVEDGRITSYRVNMQVTFVVGDGK; via the coding sequence ATGAGCGTAGCCAAGGTCATTGAAGTCAGCGCCACCAGCGCCAAGAGTTTTGAAGATGCCATCAACCAGGGCATCGCCCGCGCCTGCGACAGCGTGAAAAACGTGCGCGGCGCCTGGATCAAGGAGCAGAAAGTGTCCGTAGAAGACGGCCGCATCACCTCGTATCGCGTGAACATGCAAGTGACGTTTGTCGTGGGCGACGGCAAATAA
- the holA gene encoding DNA polymerase III subunit delta: MQVALAQLTAQLQRGLAPLYVLHGDEALLQQEAADAIRSAARAQGYTERSSFTVAGAHFDWSAVLAAGGSLSLFADRQIIEIRIPSGKPGKDGSVALQQIAEGARGNDSTLTVVQLPRLDKATKTGAWFGALDAAGVAVQIDPIERGALPQWIAQRLGVQGQRVAAGEEGQRTLQFFADRVEGNLLAAHQEISKLGLLHPPGELSQAQVEAAVLNVARYDVFKLSEAVLAGQVLRVQRMLDGLEAEGEAPVLVHWALAEDIRALKRVKDAMNAGRPLPMALRENRIWGTKERLYERILPRVGDAALARLLQSAHLVDGIVKGLKQPDWPTQPWQALQRLAMQLGKTCRG, translated from the coding sequence ATGCAAGTCGCCCTGGCCCAACTGACCGCACAGCTGCAACGCGGCCTTGCGCCGCTGTATGTGCTGCATGGCGACGAAGCCCTGTTGCAGCAAGAGGCAGCGGATGCCATTCGCTCCGCCGCACGCGCCCAGGGCTACACCGAACGCAGCAGCTTCACCGTGGCGGGCGCGCATTTCGACTGGAGCGCGGTGCTGGCGGCGGGCGGCAGTCTGAGCCTGTTCGCCGACCGGCAGATCATCGAAATCCGCATCCCCTCGGGCAAGCCCGGCAAGGATGGCAGTGTGGCGCTGCAGCAGATCGCTGAAGGCGCGCGGGGCAACGACAGCACGCTCACCGTGGTGCAACTGCCCAGGCTCGACAAGGCGACCAAAACGGGCGCCTGGTTTGGCGCGCTCGACGCTGCGGGGGTGGCGGTGCAGATCGACCCCATCGAGCGCGGTGCGCTGCCGCAGTGGATTGCCCAGCGCCTGGGCGTGCAGGGCCAGCGCGTGGCGGCGGGAGAAGAGGGCCAGCGCACGCTGCAGTTTTTTGCCGACCGGGTGGAAGGCAACCTGCTGGCGGCGCACCAGGAGATCAGCAAGCTGGGCCTGCTGCATCCGCCGGGCGAGCTCTCGCAGGCGCAGGTGGAGGCGGCCGTGCTCAACGTAGCGCGCTACGACGTTTTCAAGCTCTCCGAGGCGGTGCTGGCGGGCCAGGTGCTGCGCGTGCAGCGCATGCTCGATGGCCTGGAAGCCGAGGGCGAAGCGCCGGTGCTGGTGCACTGGGCTCTGGCCGAGGATATTCGCGCCTTGAAGCGCGTGAAAGATGCCATGAACGCAGGCCGCCCCTTGCCCATGGCCCTGCGGGAAAACCGCATCTGGGGCACCAAGGAGCGCCTGTACGAACGCATCCTGCCGCGCGTGGGCGACGCCGCGTTGGCGCGCCTGCTGCAATCGGCCCACCTGGTGGACGGCATCGTCAAGGGCCTCAAGCAGCCCGACTGGCCGACGCAGCCCTGGCAGGCGTTGCAGCGGTTGGCAATGCAGCTGGGTAAAACCTGTCGCGGTTAG
- a CDS encoding ornithine cyclodeaminase: MVNFMGVNSVRELVQHVGLAHFLEQLVEAMDSDYRRWEQFDKSARHAIHSPVGVIELMPTSDGHLYCFKYVNGHPKNTAEGLLTVTAFGVLADVDTGYPLLVSELTLTTALRTAAMSVLAARHLARQDSRTMALIGNGAQSEFQALAFYHLQGIRQLRLFDTDPGASAKLERNLTRLDLPDLQIVRCASVQEAVRGSDIVTTVTADKRNATILLPEMIEAGMHLNAVGGDCPGKTELHEGILRRSDALVVVEYEPQSRVEGEIQQLPADFAVTEFTRVLRGTAPGRRTGQEVTVFDSVGFALEDFSALRTLHALLQQYPHLATPIDLVPEMQDPKDLFGVLHGAARQAPTPAHPEALPA, encoded by the coding sequence ATGGTGAATTTCATGGGCGTAAACAGCGTACGCGAACTGGTGCAGCACGTCGGGTTGGCACATTTCTTGGAGCAACTGGTGGAGGCCATGGACAGCGACTACCGGCGCTGGGAGCAGTTCGACAAATCGGCGCGGCACGCCATTCACTCCCCCGTCGGAGTGATCGAACTCATGCCCACCAGCGACGGGCACCTGTACTGCTTCAAGTATGTCAACGGCCACCCCAAGAACACGGCCGAGGGCTTGCTCACCGTCACGGCCTTTGGTGTACTGGCCGATGTGGACACCGGCTACCCGCTGCTGGTGTCCGAACTCACGCTGACCACCGCACTGCGCACCGCCGCCATGTCGGTGCTGGCCGCGCGCCACCTGGCCCGGCAGGACAGCCGCACCATGGCGCTGATCGGCAATGGCGCGCAAAGCGAGTTCCAGGCGCTGGCTTTCTATCACCTGCAGGGCATCCGCCAACTGCGCCTGTTCGACACAGACCCCGGAGCCAGCGCAAAACTCGAACGCAACCTAACGCGCCTGGACCTGCCGGACCTGCAGATCGTGCGCTGCGCATCGGTGCAGGAGGCCGTGCGCGGCAGCGACATCGTGACCACGGTCACCGCCGACAAGCGCAACGCCACCATCTTGCTGCCCGAGATGATCGAGGCGGGCATGCACCTCAATGCCGTGGGTGGCGACTGCCCTGGCAAGACCGAACTGCACGAAGGCATCCTGCGCCGCAGCGACGCCCTTGTGGTGGTCGAGTACGAACCCCAATCGCGCGTCGAGGGCGAAATCCAGCAATTGCCCGCCGACTTTGCCGTGACCGAGTTCACCCGCGTGCTGCGCGGCACAGCACCAGGTCGGCGCACGGGGCAGGAGGTGACGGTTTTTGATTCAGTCGGTTTTGCACTGGAGGATTTCTCGGCCCTGCGCACACTGCACGCGCTGCTGCAACAATACCCGCACCTGGCGACCCCCATTGATTTGGTGCCAGAGATGCAAGACCCCAAGGACCTGTTCGGCGTGCTGCACGGCGCGGCCCGCCAGGCCCCCACCCCCGCCCATCCGGAGGCCCTGCCCGCATGA
- the rocF gene encoding arginase — MNPDTSRTRSPISLIGAPTDIGAGARGASMGPEALRVAGLQAALESRGLQVLDRGNLNGPANPWLPPVNGYRHLNEVVLWNQAVFDAVRGALQQGHLPVLLGGDHCLGLGSISAVARHCVDTGRKLRVLWLDAHADFNTSALTPSGNVHGMPVACLCGFGPAALTELARMPGGGPALRPDQIRQIGIRSVDAGEKRFVHEQGLEVFDMRFIDEVGMRQTMLQALDGLDADTHLHVSFDVDFLDPDIAPGVGTTVPGGPTYREAQLCMEMIADSGCLASLDIVELNPALDVRNKTALLAVDLVESLFGKSTLMRVSAKN, encoded by the coding sequence ATGAACCCCGACACATCCCGCACCCGCTCCCCCATCAGCCTGATTGGCGCGCCCACCGACATTGGCGCGGGCGCACGCGGTGCCTCCATGGGGCCTGAGGCCTTGCGCGTGGCGGGACTGCAGGCGGCGCTGGAAAGCCGTGGTCTGCAGGTGCTGGACCGCGGCAACCTCAACGGCCCGGCCAACCCCTGGTTACCGCCGGTCAATGGCTACCGCCATTTGAACGAAGTGGTGCTGTGGAACCAGGCTGTTTTCGATGCGGTGCGCGGCGCACTGCAGCAGGGCCACCTGCCCGTTTTGCTGGGCGGCGACCACTGCCTGGGGCTGGGCAGCATCAGCGCCGTGGCGCGCCATTGCGTGGACACCGGCCGCAAGCTGCGCGTGCTGTGGCTGGACGCCCATGCCGACTTCAACACCAGTGCGCTCACTCCCAGCGGCAACGTGCATGGCATGCCCGTAGCCTGCCTGTGCGGGTTTGGCCCGGCTGCACTGACCGAACTGGCGCGCATGCCCGGCGGCGGGCCTGCACTGCGTCCCGACCAGATCCGCCAAATCGGCATCCGCAGCGTGGACGCGGGCGAGAAGCGCTTTGTGCACGAACAGGGGCTGGAGGTGTTTGACATGCGCTTCATCGACGAAGTGGGCATGCGCCAGACCATGCTGCAAGCGCTCGATGGCCTGGATGCCGACACCCACTTGCACGTGAGTTTTGACGTGGATTTTCTCGACCCGGACATCGCTCCCGGCGTGGGCACCACGGTGCCCGGCGGCCCGACCTACCGCGAGGCGCAGCTGTGCATGGAGATGATTGCCGACAGCGGCTGCCTGGCCTCGCTCGACATCGTCGAACTCAACCCCGCGCTGGATGTGCGCAACAAGACCGCTTTACTCGCGGTGGACTTGGTGGAATCCCTGTTTGGCAAGAGCACGCTGATGCGCGTGTCTGCAAAAAACTAA
- the lptE gene encoding LPS assembly lipoprotein LptE, which translates to MQRRALLTLVPAAVLAGCGFRLRGVPEFAFGSLFIAAPPASSLALELQRTLEGAGGPLKVLRDPAALPTAEAVLDLLSEQHERAVVGLNASGQVRELQLRLRIRFRLRTLDGTALIPDTELLQQRDISYSETIALAKEAEEALLYRNMQTDLVQQLLRRLAAVKP; encoded by the coding sequence ATGCAAAGACGCGCCCTTCTGACCCTCGTGCCCGCCGCCGTTCTGGCGGGTTGTGGCTTTCGCCTGCGAGGGGTGCCCGAGTTTGCGTTCGGCTCCCTTTTCATCGCCGCACCGCCAGCTTCGTCCCTGGCGTTGGAGCTGCAGCGCACGCTGGAAGGCGCAGGCGGGCCGCTCAAGGTGCTGCGCGACCCCGCTGCGCTGCCCACGGCCGAGGCCGTGCTGGATCTGTTGTCTGAGCAGCACGAGCGCGCCGTGGTAGGGCTCAATGCCTCCGGCCAGGTGCGCGAACTGCAGTTGCGTCTGCGCATCCGTTTTCGCCTGCGTACGCTGGATGGCACAGCCCTCATTCCCGACACCGAGCTGCTGCAGCAGCGCGATATCAGCTACAGCGAAACCATCGCACTGGCCAAGGAAGCCGAAGAGGCACTGTTGTACCGCAACATGCAGACCGACCTGGTGCAGCAACTGCTGCGCCGCCTCGCGGCCGTCAAACCTTAG
- the leuS gene encoding leucine--tRNA ligase, with protein sequence MQDKYQHTEVERAAQAHWTDGDAYRVTEDSSKKKFYACSMLPYPSGKLHMGHVRNYTINDMLTRYLRMNGYNVLMPMGWDAFGLPAENAAMKNSVPPAQWTYDNIAYMKKQMQAMGLAIDWSREIATCDPTYYKWNQWLFLKMLEKGIAYRKTQTVNWDPVDMTVLANEQVIDGKGWRTGAPVEKREIPGYYLKITGYAEELLANVAGDKMPGWPERVKLMQENWIGKSEGVRFAFPHTIHGTDGALIGGGKMYVFTTRADTIMGVTFCAVAPEHPLATHAAKTNPALAAFIEECKSGGTTEAELATQEKKGVPTGLFVTHPLTGEQVAVWVGNYVLMGYGDGAVMGVPAHDERDFAFALKYGIDIKQVVLVDGETFDYHQWNDWYADKQRGVTVNSGSFSGLSYKDAVAAVAHALGEKGLGELKTTWRLRDWGVSRQRYWGTPIPIIHCDEHGAVPVPEKDLPVVLPTDCVPDGSGNPLHKHEGFHAGVVCPVCGKAARRETDTMDTFVDSSWYFMRYCDPKNTEAMVAEGADYWMPMDQYIGGIEHAILHLLYARFWTKVMRDLGLVKVDEPFTKLLTQGMVLNHIYSRRTDKGGKEYFWPHDVEHVHDAAGKVVGARLVNAVGDLPVGTAIDYEGVGTMSKSKNNGVDPQDLIEKYGADTARLYTMFTSPPEATLEWNDAAVEGSYRFLRRVWNFGFKLAAMDGVAASASVAGATSLKDVNFGKEAKALRLEIHTVLKQVDYDYQRMQYNTVVSGAMKMINALEDFKALDCAGAQVALIEGFGILLRCLYPATPHIAHGLWSQLGYAQHLGDLLDAPWPQVAPDALVQDEIELVLQVNGKLRGAIQVPAQADKAEIERIAVASEVFVAHAGGAAPKRVIVVPGRLVNVVV encoded by the coding sequence ATGCAAGACAAATACCAACACACTGAGGTCGAGCGCGCCGCGCAGGCGCACTGGACGGACGGCGACGCTTACCGCGTGACCGAAGACAGCAGCAAAAAGAAGTTCTACGCCTGCTCCATGCTGCCCTACCCCAGCGGCAAGCTGCACATGGGCCATGTGCGCAACTACACGATCAACGACATGCTCACGCGCTACCTGCGCATGAACGGCTACAACGTGCTGATGCCCATGGGTTGGGATGCGTTTGGCCTGCCGGCCGAGAACGCCGCGATGAAAAACAGCGTGCCACCGGCGCAGTGGACCTACGACAACATCGCCTACATGAAGAAGCAGATGCAGGCGATGGGCCTGGCCATCGACTGGAGCCGCGAGATTGCCACCTGCGACCCCACTTATTACAAGTGGAACCAGTGGCTTTTCTTGAAAATGCTGGAAAAAGGCATTGCCTACCGCAAGACCCAGACCGTGAACTGGGACCCAGTGGACATGACGGTGCTGGCCAACGAACAGGTCATTGACGGCAAGGGTTGGCGCACCGGCGCGCCAGTGGAAAAGCGCGAAATTCCCGGCTACTACCTGAAGATCACCGGTTACGCCGAAGAACTGCTGGCCAATGTGGCCGGTGACAAAATGCCCGGCTGGCCCGAGCGCGTCAAGCTCATGCAGGAGAACTGGATCGGCAAGAGTGAGGGCGTACGCTTCGCCTTCCCGCACACCATCCACGGCACGGATGGGGCGCTGATCGGCGGCGGCAAAATGTACGTGTTCACCACGCGCGCCGACACCATCATGGGCGTCACTTTCTGCGCCGTGGCGCCCGAGCACCCGCTCGCCACCCACGCAGCCAAGACCAACCCCGCGCTGGCTGCCTTCATCGAAGAATGCAAGAGCGGCGGCACCACCGAGGCCGAGCTCGCCACCCAAGAGAAGAAGGGCGTGCCCACGGGCCTGTTCGTCACCCACCCACTGACCGGCGAGCAGGTGGCCGTGTGGGTGGGCAACTATGTGCTCATGGGCTATGGCGACGGCGCCGTGATGGGTGTGCCTGCGCATGACGAGCGCGACTTTGCTTTTGCCCTCAAGTACGGCATCGACATCAAGCAGGTGGTGCTGGTCGATGGCGAGACTTTCGACTACCACCAGTGGAATGACTGGTACGCCGATAAGCAGCGCGGCGTCACCGTCAACTCCGGCAGCTTCAGTGGCCTGTCGTACAAGGACGCCGTGGCGGCCGTGGCCCATGCGCTGGGCGAAAAGGGCCTGGGCGAACTCAAGACCACCTGGCGCCTGCGCGACTGGGGCGTCTCGCGCCAGCGCTACTGGGGTACGCCCATCCCCATCATCCATTGCGACGAGCACGGCGCCGTGCCGGTGCCGGAAAAAGACCTGCCGGTGGTGCTGCCCACCGACTGCGTGCCCGACGGCTCGGGCAACCCGCTGCACAAGCATGAAGGCTTCCACGCCGGTGTCGTCTGCCCGGTCTGCGGCAAGGCCGCGCGGCGCGAGACCGACACCATGGACACTTTCGTCGACAGCTCGTGGTACTTCATGCGCTACTGCGACCCGAAGAACACCGAGGCCATGGTGGCCGAAGGTGCTGATTACTGGATGCCGATGGACCAGTACATCGGCGGCATCGAGCACGCCATCCTGCACCTGCTGTACGCGCGCTTCTGGACCAAGGTGATGCGCGACCTGGGGTTGGTCAAGGTCGATGAGCCCTTCACCAAACTGCTCACGCAGGGCATGGTGCTCAACCATATCTACAGTCGCCGCACCGACAAGGGTGGCAAGGAGTATTTCTGGCCGCACGACGTGGAGCATGTCCACGACGCGGCGGGCAAGGTCGTCGGTGCCCGGCTGGTCAACGCCGTGGGTGATTTGCCCGTGGGCACCGCCATCGACTACGAGGGCGTGGGCACCATGTCCAAGTCCAAGAACAATGGCGTGGACCCGCAGGACCTGATTGAAAAGTACGGCGCCGACACCGCTCGCCTGTACACCATGTTCACCTCGCCGCCCGAAGCCACGCTGGAATGGAACGATGCCGCCGTCGAAGGCAGCTACCGTTTCCTGCGCCGAGTCTGGAACTTCGGTTTCAAACTGGCTGCTATGGATGGTGTAGCTGCCAGCGCAAGTGTGGCGGGCGCTACAAGCCTAAAAGATGTAAATTTTGGCAAGGAGGCCAAGGCCCTGCGCCTGGAGATCCACACCGTGCTCAAGCAGGTGGACTACGACTACCAGCGCATGCAGTACAACACCGTGGTCTCGGGCGCGATGAAGATGATCAATGCGCTCGAAGACTTCAAGGCCCTGGATTGCGCGGGCGCACAGGTGGCACTGATCGAAGGCTTTGGCATTTTGCTGCGCTGCCTGTACCCGGCCACGCCGCACATCGCGCACGGCTTATGGAGCCAGCTGGGCTACGCACAGCACCTGGGCGATCTGCTCGACGCACCCTGGCCACAGGTGGCGCCCGATGCGCTGGTGCAGGACGAAATCGAACTGGTGTTGCAGGTCAATGGCAAGCTGCGCGGCGCCATCCAGGTGCCGGCACAGGCCGATAAGGCCGAGATCGAGCGCATTGCCGTGGCCAGCGAGGTCTTTGTGGCCCATGCGGGCGGCGCCGCTCCCAAGCGCGTGATCGTGGTGCCCGGGCGCCTGGTCAACGTGGTGGTATGA
- a CDS encoding biopolymer transporter ExbD: MAFGRLERNAAPQPMSDINMTPLVDVMLVLVVIFILTAPLLASSIRLDLPRADGTVPGAAPQAVTLVVDKAGQVFLDDQPLTQEALAQHLAETAASQPDTEVQLRADAAVPYGRVVEIMGAAHAAGLQRIGFVADPAAAAPSPSTR; this comes from the coding sequence ATGGCCTTTGGACGACTGGAGCGCAACGCTGCGCCGCAGCCCATGAGCGACATCAACATGACCCCGCTGGTCGATGTGATGCTGGTGCTGGTGGTGATCTTCATTCTGACCGCTCCGTTGCTGGCCAGCTCCATTCGGCTGGACCTGCCGCGTGCCGACGGCACCGTACCGGGTGCCGCACCCCAGGCCGTCACGCTGGTGGTCGACAAGGCCGGGCAGGTGTTCCTGGACGACCAGCCACTGACACAAGAGGCATTGGCGCAGCACCTGGCAGAAACAGCCGCCAGCCAACCCGATACCGAGGTGCAGCTGCGCGCCGATGCCGCTGTGCCTTATGGGCGGGTGGTTGAAATCATGGGCGCGGCGCATGCCGCAGGGCTGCAGCGCATTGGTTTCGTGGCCGACCCCGCGGCGGCTGCACCGTCGCCTTCGACACGCTGA
- a CDS encoding MotA/TolQ/ExbB proton channel family protein encodes MDSLHWWRQGDAVTQATALLLLAMSVASWVVIVWKLLFLRRARGDVARCMAAFWQAPSLEVAQQTLASLDREALVLPMVAAIHSITDEAPARSLGALGPKAQQLTRVLRGALHGALARLQFGQVLLATVGSTAPFVGLLGTVWGIYHALTAIAGAGQISIDRVAGPVGEALVMTAAGLAVAIPAVLAYNWFGRMIGHIEVDLEGFALDLRDWQAPAQQGGA; translated from the coding sequence ATGGATTCCTTGCACTGGTGGCGCCAGGGAGACGCCGTGACACAGGCCACGGCGCTGCTGCTGCTGGCCATGTCCGTGGCCAGTTGGGTGGTGATTGTGTGGAAGCTGCTGTTCCTGCGCCGCGCCCGTGGCGACGTGGCGCGCTGCATGGCTGCTTTCTGGCAAGCCCCCTCGTTGGAGGTGGCGCAGCAAACCCTGGCTTCTTTGGACCGCGAAGCGCTGGTGCTGCCGATGGTTGCAGCGATCCATTCCATCACCGATGAGGCGCCCGCCCGCAGCCTGGGCGCGTTGGGCCCGAAGGCGCAGCAATTGACGCGCGTGCTGCGTGGGGCTTTGCATGGCGCATTGGCCCGGCTGCAGTTCGGCCAGGTGCTGCTGGCCACTGTAGGTTCCACCGCGCCCTTTGTCGGACTGCTGGGCACGGTATGGGGTATCTACCATGCGCTCACGGCCATTGCCGGGGCGGGGCAGATCAGCATCGACCGGGTGGCCGGCCCGGTGGGTGAAGCCCTGGTCATGACCGCCGCAGGGCTGGCTGTGGCCATCCCCGCCGTGCTGGCCTACAACTGGTTCGGCCGCATGATTGGGCACATTGAGGTCGACCTGGAAGGCTTTGCGCTGGATTTGCGCGACTGGCAGGCGCCTGCGCAACAGGGCGGCGCATGA
- the dapB gene encoding 4-hydroxy-tetrahydrodipicolinate reductase has translation MTGISSPARPTAVCRVAVAGASGRMGRMLIEALRDSDDCVLAGALDVPSSPAIGSDATAFLGVASGVPITADLRMGLGNADVLIDFTRPEGTLAHLAVCSELGVKAVIGTTGFTEAQKTEIAAYAQRTAIVMAPNMSVGVNVTLKLLEMAAKALATGYDIEIIEAHHRHKVDAPSGTALKMGEVIADALGRDLKDCAVYAREGVTGERDPSSIGFATIRGGDIVGDHTVLFAGTGERIEITHKSSSRATYAQGSLRAVRFLCGHSVGMFDMFDVLGLR, from the coding sequence ATGACCGGGATTTCTTCACCCGCCCGTCCCACCGCCGTATGCCGTGTTGCTGTGGCAGGGGCGTCTGGCCGCATGGGCCGCATGCTGATCGAGGCGTTGCGCGACAGCGATGATTGTGTTTTGGCAGGGGCGCTCGATGTCCCTTCCAGCCCAGCCATTGGCTCGGATGCCACCGCCTTTTTGGGAGTGGCCAGTGGCGTGCCGATCACAGCCGACCTGCGCATGGGGCTGGGCAATGCCGACGTGTTGATCGACTTCACGCGGCCCGAAGGCACGCTGGCCCATCTGGCCGTGTGCAGCGAGTTGGGGGTGAAGGCTGTCATTGGTACTACCGGGTTCACCGAGGCGCAAAAAACCGAGATCGCTGCCTATGCGCAGCGCACAGCCATTGTCATGGCGCCGAACATGAGCGTGGGTGTGAACGTCACGCTCAAGCTATTGGAAATGGCGGCCAAGGCCCTGGCAACAGGTTATGACATCGAGATCATCGAGGCGCACCACCGTCACAAGGTCGACGCGCCCTCGGGCACCGCGCTCAAGATGGGCGAGGTCATTGCCGATGCGCTCGGGCGTGACTTGAAGGACTGCGCCGTCTATGCCCGCGAGGGTGTCACGGGCGAGCGCGATCCGTCGAGCATTGGCTTTGCCACCATCCGGGGCGGCGACATTGTGGGCGACCACACCGTACTGTTTGCCGGCACGGGCGAGCGCATCGAAATCACCCATAAATCGTCCAGCCGTGCCACGTATGCACAGGGCAGCCTGCGCGCCGTGCGTTTCCTGTGCGGGCACAGCGTGGGCATGTTTGACATGTTCGACGTGCTGGGACTGCGCTGA
- a CDS encoding outer membrane protein assembly factor BamE, which produces MSALAHRSARLGFFLLIGASLAACGSFDGASSRLVSVVTPYRVDVVQGNFVSREQVQALQPGMGRQQVRDILGTPLVTSLFHADRWEYVFTLKRPGVDAQTRKLTVFFKGDALERHEGDEMPTESEFVAGLDARKGKHAVPVLEATEAQLAKFPAPAADKAAPAPAEPAPARRYPPLESTAR; this is translated from the coding sequence ATGTCTGCCCTAGCCCATCGCAGTGCCCGTCTGGGGTTTTTCCTGTTGATCGGCGCCAGTCTGGCTGCCTGCGGCAGCTTTGACGGTGCCAGCAGTCGGCTGGTCAGCGTGGTCACGCCCTACCGTGTGGATGTCGTGCAGGGCAATTTTGTCTCGCGCGAGCAGGTTCAGGCCTTGCAGCCCGGCATGGGCCGCCAGCAGGTGCGCGACATTCTGGGCACCCCCCTGGTGACCAGCCTTTTCCATGCCGACCGCTGGGAGTACGTTTTTACGCTCAAGCGCCCTGGCGTGGATGCGCAAACGCGCAAGCTCACGGTGTTCTTCAAGGGTGATGCGCTGGAGCGCCATGAGGGCGACGAAATGCCGACGGAGAGTGAGTTTGTTGCGGGTCTGGACGCTCGCAAGGGCAAGCATGCCGTGCCCGTGCTGGAGGCGACCGAGGCGCAGTTGGCCAAATTCCCCGCGCCTGCGGCTGACAAGGCGGCGCCTGCCCCCGCTGAGCCCGCACCCGCCCGCCGCTACCCGCCGCTTGAATCCACCGCACGTTGA
- the fur gene encoding ferric iron uptake transcriptional regulator, translating to MTNIDELKSTGLKATLPRLKILEIFQKGAQRHMTAEDVFRVLLEERSDIGLATVYRVLTQFEQAGILIRSNFESGKAVYELDEGKHHDHFICTACGKVEEFYDPEIEKRQQMVAKAKGWVVKDHSMALYGHCAECAKTRSNR from the coding sequence ATGACGAACATCGACGAACTCAAAAGCACAGGACTCAAGGCCACCCTGCCCCGGTTGAAGATTCTCGAAATCTTCCAGAAGGGTGCGCAGCGCCACATGACGGCTGAAGATGTATTCCGCGTGCTGCTGGAGGAGCGTTCCGACATCGGTCTGGCCACTGTCTACCGGGTGCTCACACAGTTCGAGCAAGCGGGCATCTTGATCCGCAGCAATTTCGAAAGCGGCAAGGCCGTGTATGAATTGGATGAAGGCAAGCACCACGACCACTTCATCTGCACCGCATGCGGCAAGGTTGAAGAGTTCTACGATCCGGAAATCGAGAAGCGCCAGCAGATGGTCGCCAAAGCCAAGGGCTGGGTGGTCAAAGACCACTCCATGGCCTTGTACGGACATTGCGCCGAGTGCGCCAAGACCCGCAGCAACCGCTAA
- the hprK gene encoding HPr(Ser) kinase/phosphatase: MKPNVVSADVLFEEFRGHLKWEWIAGLGASERRFDEVAVRSARSGADLVGYLNYIHPYRAQILGEREITYLSNATPEDCQRRIARIVTLEPPVLVLADGQTAPDALISMCERAQIPMFATTESSAFVIDVLRAFLSKHFADRTTMHGVFMDILGLGVMITGESGLGKSELGLELISRGQGLVADDAVDLFRINQTTIEGKCPDLLQNLLEVRGIGLLDIRAIFGETAVRRKMRLKLIVHLVRKETLEREYERLPYEPLTQDVLGVPILKVVIQVVAGRNIAVLVEAAVRNTILQLRGIDTYQEFVDRHRRAMEQG; this comes from the coding sequence GTGAAACCCAATGTTGTCAGTGCCGATGTCCTCTTCGAGGAATTTCGTGGCCACCTGAAATGGGAATGGATCGCTGGTTTGGGCGCCTCAGAGCGGCGCTTCGACGAAGTGGCGGTGCGCTCGGCCCGCTCAGGCGCCGACTTGGTGGGCTACCTCAACTACATCCATCCTTACCGCGCCCAAATTCTGGGGGAGCGGGAGATCACTTACCTCTCCAACGCCACGCCCGAAGATTGCCAGCGCCGTATTGCGCGCATCGTGACGCTTGAACCCCCGGTGCTGGTGCTGGCCGACGGCCAGACCGCCCCCGATGCGCTCATCTCCATGTGCGAGCGGGCACAGATTCCGATGTTTGCCACGACCGAATCGTCGGCTTTCGTGATCGATGTGCTGCGTGCCTTCTTGTCCAAGCATTTCGCCGACCGCACCACCATGCACGGCGTTTTCATGGACATCCTGGGCCTGGGGGTGATGATCACCGGTGAATCCGGCCTGGGCAAGAGTGAGCTCGGGTTGGAACTGATCTCGCGTGGCCAGGGCCTGGTGGCAGACGATGCGGTGGACCTGTTTCGCATCAACCAGACCACCATTGAGGGCAAGTGCCCCGACCTGCTGCAAAACCTGCTGGAAGTGCGCGGCATTGGCCTGTTGGACATTCGCGCCATCTTTGGCGAGACAGCGGTGCGTCGCAAGATGCGCCTCAAACTCATCGTGCACCTGGTGCGCAAGGAAACGTTGGAGCGGGAATACGAACGCCTGCCCTATGAGCCCCTGACCCAGGATGTACTGGGGGTACCAATTCTCAAGGTGGTGATTCAGGTGGTGGCAGGGCGCAACATCGCCGTGCTGGTGGAGGCTGCAGTGCGCAACACCATTCTCCAGCTGCGCGGTATCGATACCTACCAGGAATTCGTCGACCGGCACCGCCGCGCCATGGAGCAGGGCTGA